The genomic interval tttattatctcaactcaactcacttcaacatctaaacacactctTAGTTGAGAGCCTCCAAAACTTCCGTCACTGTTTTACTacacactttttattttttattatttttaattttatgtcacATCTAAgtatcactctctttttttttaaggtgagtttggttgccaaactcatctcaattcatctcaattcatcattataattttttcaaatctcaatacaaaatataataaacaatttaactttttcaaatctcaaaataataataatattaaaaaataatattctaataatattttattatctcaactcaactcaactcaactcacttcaacatccaaacacaactttaatATCTCTGTCAGACACTTCTCTCATTCCTCAAGCTCTcctcagtctctctctcctcactcGAAgacctttctctctcttcaatttctctctttcctcaaactctcttcgacctctctctcctcaaactctctcttttcgcgctctctctctcctcaagctatCCTCAACCACTTTCTCCAACCTATCTATCTTCAAGTTttgttaaaacaaataaaataaaatctcacacGTTAGGTGTGTTCCGAATGCTGCCAAACAGTATCTGATTCAAAGTTTATTTCTTTAACTAATACAACGCAGATATTTTGTAGACAAATGatccaaatatttataaataatggcatttacataatccaatgccaatactTTATGTGTTATATATAGCTAGTTGCATTCATATACTCCCGTGAGTATTACCAAAAGCTTGCGGCCAAATTGATATAAcctctaaattttaaaatagaaatttggAATTCGAAACTCCTTCCTCcaactcaaaaacaaaaaaaagttgcGGAAGTATTATATCTGAGTCTAATGTCTAGTGcaagttttaaatatacaataatTACGCAGTTTTTTtcgtaaaaaaaaatggattataCAAGTAAAGGATAGAATTGTTTTTATACTTTTCATTTTgaggctcttttttttttgggttaattacactttgccccctccaactatcaccaaattcacaatgtgcccccgaaactattgattgcatcaaagtggaccatCTTACTTTAATAATGTCCCAATCCCCCCCTTCCGTCTATGATGAGAGTTAAATCAAACGGAAAACTCACCCAcgtgcttctcacatgctaatccttcaatgcaaagacaaaatcacccctcactccatcggtttccatttccccaaactgaacttcatattcaaaaatcccaAATCTGAAATTCGAAAACCCTAACTCGGAAACCAGTGACCATCGATCGATTGTTGTTCGCATTGGTGTTCGTTCGTCCTCGCACCAATCTTAGtggcttcataaaatattttcgttcATCTTCATCGAGTTGGTATCTGTCTTCTTCGCGCAGTGGGTGTCGCAGAGGTGAGTCCATCTCAAAATGACTCCATCTTTGTCTTCAtcgaatttgtatatttttcgtgTAAAACTGAGTAATTTGGAATGTTAAAGTGTACTGTTTTTTATTATGTCCCCCTCCAATATTGCACATAGGTGGGTCCAATGTTGTATGCTTCCTAATATGACGCTAGTGCATTGCTGAGTGGCGTTAGTTGTCCCAGTTTGAGAACACAATAACATGAGTGTGTTGTTGTTATCTTTATTGTCGGGTTGTGACAGAGGGACCACAGAGGTGGTCTCTTGCATAGGAAAATGACCAAATTTATCCGTTTGGTCCAATAGTTTACTTTTGTTTACTTTATGGTTGGTCTAATAATTGACTACGGTCCATGATTAatttaatagacaatattttgtaggatGGTTacgagaaattttttatttcaagtcCATCATGGTGGGATAATTGATAGGCGGCAGAATGGGGAATATGTTGGGGGTAAGACTGATATGTACCATGAACCATATGATGAGGATCAACTATCATGGATTGAGATACAGACGATTATGGCCAAGTATGGTTACCATCCAGGTGACCTAGTCTACTATAGACACCCTAGCTTGAGGATGCACAATGGTCTTAAATTGCTTACATCTGACCATGATGTGCTGTCTATGGTGGCTGCGCTTCAGGATCAACAAGTGGCTCATTTGTATCTTGTGTCTCATTCTCGAACTTCAGTGCACCAGTCTTCTttgcatgatcatcatgtcgAGGAGGATGTgagtgaggatgaggaggaagcaAAAGCACGTCGCCTTGGACTTAATGATCCATTTTGGAAAGAAGTGTTGAGTAGTGAGGATGAGTTGTATGACATTGATGTCAATACAGTGGGAACATCGAGGTCAAAGCCTGCACAACCAAGGAGTAAAGGTGTTGAGTCTCAAGTGACAGTTGATGATAAAGAGCCACAATCTTCCTCAGATGCtgaggatgaggaggatgaaGGGAGGAATCAAGACAGAAGTGGTCCAaggtggccagaggaggatGACATAGGTatactcttctattttcttgtttattattttagtgttcATTTTTCAGAACTTGCTAAACAATGCTTGCTTTAACAATTAGCAGGTGATTGTTCTGATATGACACCAAGTGACGTCCTTCAATCTCCTGTCCATAGTGGTGACGAAGgacatcatgattttaagtttccCGAGTTTCAAGCTGTTGACTTGGAGAAGTCAAAAATATCTGTTGGAATGAAGTTTGGATCTACAGCACAGTTTAGAGAGACAATAAGGAGGTTGAACCTAAATATAGGTAAATCGATAAAATTTGCAAAGAATGATGGGGATAGGGTTACTGTTGTCTGCAATACCCCTAAATGTCCTTACCGGGTTTATGGGTTTTGGATTAGAGGGCAACAAACTTTCCAGATAAAGTCTATAAACCCAAGACATGATTGTAGTAGGAGTTATAAGAACCCCATTGTCACATCATCTTGGATTGCAGATAAGATGATGCCACTGTTTATAAGCCAACCTAATGTGCCTATCAAAGCACTTGCTGATGAGATTAAGAGAAAGTGGGGAGTGGAAGTTCCTAAAATGAAGTTGTATCGTGCTCGAGCGAAGGCTCAGTTTACCATATTTGGCAGCCATAGAGAACAGTATGCCAAGGTATGGGACTATTGTGAGACCCTGAAACAAAGGAACCAAGGTAGTTGTTTGTTAGTTAGGGTGGAACGAATAGCTCCTGAGTTACCTCCTATTTTTCAAAGGATGTATGTAGGATTGGCAGCCTGTAGAGAGGGTTTTAAGGCTGGTTGTAGACCATTGATTGGTTTGGACGGTTGTTTCTTAAAAGGACCATTTAAGGGGCAGCTCCTATGTGCTGTTGGTAGGGATGCAAATGATAACATGTACCCAATTGCAATGGCCATTGTGGAGGCAGAGTTAAAGGATAGTTGGGGATGGTTTATTGAGACACTTATATCCGATCTTGGACAGCAACCTGAAGGTGGGTGGACATTTATCAGTGATAGACAAAAGgtaagtttataaatatttcaatatattctaTTAACTAAAACTTATTAAATGAGCCACTcattcaatattttttgtagGGTTTAAAACCAGCAATGGAGGAGTTGGTGCCTTACAATGACAGTCGTATTTGTGTCAGGCATTTATATGCCAATTTTCGAGATGCTGGCCACAGGGGTGTGGCTTTAAAGGAGAAATTGTGGCAGGCAGCTACAGCATACACAAAGAGGGACTTTGAGAGAGCTATGGAGGAACTGAAAGCCCTCAGTCAGCCTGCATATGACTACCTAAAGGTTATAGACCCATCACAATGGTCTAGAGCATGGTTTAACACATTTTCAAAGTCTGACTTGGTAGTGAATAATCTTAGTGAATGTTTCAACGCGTATATTCTGCAAGCACGTGATAAGCCAATTGTGACTATGGTGGAGACCATACGGAAGAAACTGATGGCACGATATCAGTTGAAAAGGGAAGCAATTAGTAAATGGGAGAATACAATCACGCCTCAGATAGTTGCAAAGCTTGAACTTATGCATGATTTGTCCATCTATTGTACTCCAACGTATGCAGGGTGTGGTCAGTTTGAAGTTAACAATGCTGGTAGGCAATATGTGGTTGATTTGGAAAAGAGGACCTGTTCATGTTTGAGATGGGACATCACAGGTATTCCATGCCCGCATGCATACACATGTATTGTGTATTCTGACCAAGATCCCAAGGGATATGTGCATCATTACTATAGTGTGGAGATGTGGAGGGCAGCATACGAGCCTTTAATTTACCCTATGCCAAGTGAGGATCAGTGGCTCACTACCACATACGAGAAGCCTACTGCTCCTGAGGTTAGGAAACAACCCGGGAGGCCAAAGAAACAtcgaagaagaaatgaggaCGATCGACAAGGAGCAAACAAGTTGAGAAAAACTGGTGTGCATATGACCTGTTCGAGATGTAATCAAGTTGgtcacaacaaaagaaaatgtccGCGTGGGAACGCAGGCACACCCTCCTCCACTTCTGCAGCAGAATTTCAAGCTCCTTCATTTCCAGATGAACAAGTTAGTGGCTACTTCTTCCTTATTTACTATACGGTATTCATTTACATATTGcttgaaaatgttgagaatgttaatttacatttaaatgtgGTACTAGGTCATTTCACAACCTCCAATGTCAGAGCCTTCACAGCCAACAACCCAATCTATGCAAACTGGGAACGCTCCACCTTCGTCGCTTTCACAGGCAACATGGCAAACAAGTCCAACAGTGCAAACTCCCTTGTCAGAGACTTCGCAGGCAGGCCAAAGTAATCAACTGCAAGTCAATATGGGTCGTGTAAAGATGTTGGCCAAACGACCACCCAGGAGGCGGTCTGCAAGACTTGGGGGCCACCACTCACAGACTAGTACACGTAGACCTGTGTTTGTGGACTTAGACGTTGATACAAGCAATCCAGCACAAGGAAGACTGTGTTCTTGGGGCAATCCTGGAAGGGGAGGCATGCAATTCAGAGTTGGTCAACTGCCACCCAAGCCCCAAGTGCCTCCTGCCAAGGCTAATGCATCAGTGCAAAAAGGGAAGAATGTAGAGTCATCTTCACGTGTGGAGAGGATGAACGAAGATAAAAAGGGGAAACAGAAGCGACCAAATTGGCAATATTGACTTGTTGTTATAATGGTGTAGTTAGGGCTTAATGACATTACCGTTAttggaaaacttttgttgtaaTGGTCTATAGTAGGGTGACATTATTAGAGTGACAATATTTGTTGGCAATATTGACTTGCTGTTCCAATTGAGGGATTTTGATATGTAgggtgatattattattaatcattatcaACACAGTAAGTTGTTGTCACAAAATTCACTCCATAACCAAATTACATACAACAAGTGATGTTcaatacaacaattaaattcaaaacaacaaccacagtcaatacacatccaaaaaattacattaactaATCCTACGCTATCATCAAGTAACGAGGACCTTCATCAGCATAATGAGACATTTTCATGTAGATAACAGCAACAACTAGAACAATTACAATGACACCACACCATGTGCAATTATTGTATTTCTTGtgcaaatatttagatttttctttctcctcataCAAAAACTGTTGGATATGTTTCATGTGCTCCCTCTCCATCACTAACTTAGCCTCCAATTCCGtagatttttccttcaacttattGCATAACTCTTGGATATGCTCCCTACGCTCCCTCTCCATCACTAAGTTAGCCTCCAATTCGGATTTCTCAATCTTCAACTCACGACTCCGTATCCGGAGTCTATCTCGTAGCTGGCCAACCACATCTCCGCACGTGGAGCAATGGTCATCATctacccaataaaaaaatgtacaaaacctgTCTCCACTCCCATGTTGACAACCAGGAGTCCAATATGGGCATCTCCAGAACTTCCTTTTGTAATTATCATCAGTAGTTGACACTCTTAGACGTGCTCGTAGATTGCAACGGCAAAATGGGCCATCTAGTGGTGCTTTACCACCCCAGCTTGTACTAGATGAACCAGTAGACATCTTTCACAACCTGCTGAAATATGTCAGGATTATGAGTGTAGAAATGAAACAATTAAAAGAGAGGTTGATGAGCCAAAACATTTCTACTCTATAGACTTGaatcaatattattctttacagaCTACTGCAGCTTTatacaaaaggagaaaagaatctTAACAAACTAAACTAGAACATTATCTAAGCATGGTATCGAATCAATATCATGGCAATTAAATTGGAACATTGTTGAGTTACAATGTACAATCATTTATAGCATTCTTGAGCTACAATAAACTCGAATCATTTTTTCACCTTACAACATACAGTCATTTATAGTATTCTTAAACTACATCAAGGCGGGAGATTTGTTATCAATATTAACAATCACTGAGGTACCTGCGATGGAGAAAGCAATTTGAATGAGAGCTCTACAAAAAAACTCCTCTGCAATGGAGTCACTAACAGTTCGAAGGGAACACCGACGTCGTGGTCGGCAGCTCACACCGTGGTTGGCAGCTTTGTTAGGGTTCGTCGTTGCCCACCTTCTTTGCAGTTGACCCCAGCTTATTTCTCCATCGCTCCTAATGGCTTCAAGACAGACGTTCTTCACTTtgaaacaaaatcatttttcgGCATTAATAAAACGAGTCGTTTTGGCCATGGATTTGgggatttttgaatatgaagttcagtttggggaaatggaaactgatggagtgaggggtgattttgtctttgcaatgaaggattagcatgtgagaagcacgTGGGTGAGTTTTCCGTTTGATTTAACTCTCATCGTAGACGGAAGGGGGGGATTGAGACGTTATTAAAGTAAGagagtccactttgatgcaatcaatagtttcgggggcacattgtgaatttggtgatagttggagggggcaaagtgtaattcactcttttttttttgacggAGTTTATGCAAAGATTGTCTAGTTGAGGCTTTACAAATCATTACTCTTAAATCCAATggtatgaaaaataatttagtattttGAGTATCACGAAGAACGTGCATGttactcatttttattataaaatgagcaatgctaggtacaaacagtccccacttggggactgcatgtgcaggtctaggctattttaactttaaaattttgtaaagttataaaattatccctcctaaaataatgttttctctcatttaagcatgtgcctgcacatacagtccccacttcaagactgcaaatagaatttctcttatagaatatcattttattaaacttaattatagaaatattagtttttatggCATGTGATATTATGATAATTTATGAGATGAGAATATTGAGTTACTCTTCATATTAATGcattgtttaaatattgaggtgatacaaaaaaaatttgtgaattgtatagaaatagtttgtaaatagtagtaaagttgtttgagttaaaatgttttatgaggttttgagaaaagagagaaaaaaaatttgaataaaaatattataaagttaaaatattgttataatataatttttattttaaaatttgaaaatattgaattattttttgtgtttggtttAGAAAAGTTCTAATGATTAGGTAGTAATTGGgtaaaaatgataagatttgaaattaaaaagtatttatattgagtagtgtttagatgttaagatgagataagatcatcttattatccaaacggaGTCTAAGTTCAATTTCTTAGTGTCTTAagaggaggtttggatagtgactCAATGACTTGAGAggatatgaaagttaaataaaatattgttagaatattattttttaatattatttttgttttaaaatttgaaaaaattgaattatttattatattttatttataaatttgataaaattgtaataattatataagatgagatgcgATAAGTTGAGAAGTTTTATGAATCCAAGCCAAAATTgtggcctcatttgtttttacaaaccatcttattttatttcatttatttattataattttcttaaaattttaaataaaatataataaataatttaacttttttaaattttaaaataaaataatattaaaataataatattaaaataatattttatttaatttttaatttttatttcattttatctcatctgtataatAAAACGATGCCCTTTTAACACTGCAAGAACCGTAATGCTGAGTATTGAATTTGTGAGGAGTTAGGGTatgtttggagggtgagatgagaattttatgttttgttttgaagtttaaaatattatgttttaatattattattattttaggatttgaaaaatgtgtattgagatttgaaaaagttgaattatttattatattttgtatagaaatttgaaaaatgtgtaatgatgagatgagatgagatgagaattttatattttattttgattaccaaacctgcccttactaaagtatttttttgagGTTTAAgtcaaaattttggattaattaattatatatggacCCGATAATGTTATTTTGTGCCACTGTACGAAGATACGTCACTATTTATCGAGGAAGTATtactatttacattttttttattaatgatattatattaaattagagcggtgctactctgctaTTTAGAGTAGACTGTTCCATGTGACCGCaagtcaaaattatattttttaaaacttttttttcatattttttttatttaaaaatatttaaaaaaatatataaaaaaaatatcaatacactaatagtcaattctttaactattaagtaagaaaaaaaatttaaaaaaaaattaaaatacatgaagtgtcaaaatgaaaagataagTTGAGTGGGTAAAGTAGCAttagtaattaaattattagaattttggatactatttatttatttttgcttatttgttaataatttaatcatatgtTAGAGGatggtgaaaatattatagttaaaaTGACGATGAAAATATTACTGACCACAatactcatattttttaatggcATCAAGTGTTTAGGACGAAAGTCCTTATTGATCTCACTAATGCATCGGTTGTTAGTAAGTAATTTCTCGCaaatacttatattaaaaaacaagaaCTGAgatgttacaaaaaaaaaaaagaactgagAGGTTCaataattatttgataaaacaaaatgatttaTATTAACACAATGTGAAATGTGAACCATGTCATATAAAATTTTCTCCTatggattaaaattttataaaaataatatgtacaaTTTTAAAGTGCATATTTTGAGCTTTGTTATTCATTATCCCACATACTACACACCAcatatattgtttatttgattttattcctactaaactaattgaattcttatACTCATAATCTCTATTTCATTTACTTGCTaagagcaaaaataaaaaaataaaaaattatgtatgatgtGTAATGTAtatgataatgaataaatagttgtaataataaaatgagatgagatgaaatacttcttatatccaaacataacctaatAATCTCATAAACAATATTATAGAAATGACTAAAAACGACGAGATTAAGGGCTAGTTTCAATAGAATAGGGGGGCATCTCAGTAGGGCCCAGGCCTAAAGAGCTATAGGAACTACAGGCCCTCGAATGAGACCCTGACGTGGGCTCGAAGCCCAGACCAGGAGACCCCGCACCGAGCCCATAACTGTAAACCTATTTGGAAAAACTTTGGCACCGAGTTCGGATACGCCAAGAGTCCCGTCTCAGGACTCGATGACCTACCACCCTGCCATGAGGTATCATGCAAACTACCCTACAATATGCAGACAGCAGGACGTGCCCGATCGTGGGCATGTCAGACCCAAGGCACGTCGCATTCAAAGCATTTGTTAGAAGACCCGGCATGCAATGATGCACTGCCAAAGTGTGCAAGACGGCTCGGCCATGACCTGACACCCCGGCTTGGCAAGATGGTGGTAGCAGGTCTAACCGAGCACGACCTGACATGCCATGACCTCCTACGACAATTTGAGCTGCAGACTGACACACTGACACAATATGTGGGAGTGGTGGTAGGTCAGGTACGACCTGGCACCCCATGACCTCCCTAGGCAGAAGCGTCCGAATCAAGCATAAATAACAGCCATCCCTCTTATGGGAAGGCTCTCTAAACTTTTTATCATTCTCTCTAATTCCTTAAGTTTTTCCTATCAAACTCGGATTCTTCACTAACTTTGGTATTGGAGTGATCTAGGAAGTCACCGGAGCCCATTCTCCCTCCTTGTTGTAGGCGGCGTAGGATTAGCAAGTGTGGCACTACTCGGGCTGCGAAACGCAACCTCAACAGTGGCATCGTCAGTGAGATTTTTTCCATAAATAACGTGTACTTCGCATGCCGGCAGCAACACGGTCGGTCCCAAACCACGCGGGGAGAAGAGCACCAAGACGAAGGCATGGAGGCGAGACTCACAAGCATGGAGGAGACGGTAAGGAAGCTAACGGAGGAGATAGGGGTGCTTCGCCAAGAGAATGCAGCACTCAAGCAGACCAACGAGCAGTTGGTGGGAGGAGGAGAACCTAGCGGAACTGAGCACGTGGATTCACAGCGAGTCCATGCGAACCCCACGGCGGAGGAGGAGAGACGCAAGATGCACCTCGTCAGCACTGATCTGCCATACAATGCGAGACTCATGGTGGTACCTCTTCCACCCAAATTCAAAGTCCCTTAGATTGAGGTGTACCGTCAATGGGACTGAAGATCTGTTGGAATACCTGGAGATGTTCAAGACCCACATGACCTTGCATGATTTCCCAGGTGAAATCGTCTGCCAGGCTTTTCCTTTGTCGTTGAAAGGACCCGCCCGGGCCTGATTCGGATCTCTATCACCAGGGATAGTAGATAGCTTCAATGAGCTGGCTCGCCTCTTCATGACACAGTTCATGGCAAGCCAAAAGAGGAGGCTCCCAGCCACCTACCTCCTCACGGTTAAACAAAGGGACGGAGAGAGCCTGAAGTCATATCTCTCCCGGTTCAATCAGGAGCTATGACCACGGAAGATCAAGATGAGAAAATCACCTTGGCAGCCCTCCTAGGCGGGATCTGACTTAGGAACTCGTTTATGGCTAAAATAGCACGAAGAACTCCAACCACACTGAAGGCATTCATGGACAGGGTAGACGGATTCATCAATGTCGAGGACACCCTCGAAGCCTTGATGGCTCTACGATGAACTGAATGGAGTAAATGGATCTGAAGGCGGCTGGGCAAAGGGGAAGTCACAATCTCGAAGGAGGGAAAAACGGAGCAGCACCGTGTTTAGCAGACACGAGGAGAAAGGGAGAAGTCCCGACTCGGCCGCACGCTCACACGAGTTTAGAGATGGAAAATGGTCGAGAGCGAAGCTAACGAAGAGAGCCGCCCCAAGATAGAGAGAGCTGCCAATACTGTGAGTATCACAAGACTGACCGGCACAGCTCCAAGGACTGTTATGCCTTGAAAATGAGAAGGGAGGAAGATCAACAGAACTGAAGATGCCAAGTCGGAAGACTGGGAAGACTGTCGTAGGGGGGCTGCCAGAGCCCCCGATGGGGCGCAAGCCCAAAACGACAAGTTGCGAGGAATGAGGCTCGGAGGAGACCCCAGGTGGAGGACAGGCCAATCGGTGAAATCTGCACAATCACTGGAGGATATACAGGTGGGGGGTCACGTCTTCGACCTGGAGAGTGCACGCCCGGAGAGCCTGCTACGAAGAAGTGTTTACAACTGCAAGGACAACCGTCAAGACACCACGACATCCTGGGAACACCACGATAATCTTTAGCGAGAAGGATGAAGAAGGCATCCTTCATCCGCATGATGATGCGTTGATGGTAACGATGCAAGTTGCGAACTTTACGATCCAAAGGGTCCTAATCGACAACGACAATTCGGCCGACATTCTATTTTGGGAGGCCTTTTTTCGGATGGGAATCAGCCCAGACCAACTACGCCTGACCCCTATGCCACTCAAAAGCTTCACAGGCGACCTTATCCAACTAATGGCGGATGTGCGTCGACTTCACCGACCTGAATAAGGCTTTTCCGAAGGACAACTTTCCATTACCGCGCATCATCCAAAAGCTTCACATGCGACCTTATCCAACTAATGGGTGCCATCACCCTATCCGTCCTAGCAGGTAAGGCCCCCAGGAACATTGCGACCATGACTGACTTATTGGTCGTCAAAGCCCTGACCTCGTACAACGTGATATTGGGACGTCCCACCCTGAATAATTTAAAGGTGGTGACGTCCACTTATcacctcaagatgaagttccAAACCAACTTGGGGGTGAGTGAAGTCCGCTGCAAGCAAGTGTTGGCTCAGGAGTGTTATGCTCTTGAGCTGAGGCACGAAGTCAAAGCCGTCACGACTGTTGAAAAAGTTGGGGAGACGACTCGCAGAGATTGTAGCTCACGGTCCGTATCAGAACTAAGCTGGGTTTGGAGTTGAGGAAGGCTTTAAAACGGCTCCTCATCGAACACCAAGACGTATTTGCCTGAAGCCACGAGGAGATGCCCGGGATTGATAACTTTGTCATTGAGCAAAGGCTCTGCGTTGACCCTAGGGCTCGAAAAGTACGTGGCGATAGCCGAGGAAGTGGACCACCTTCTAGTAGTAGGGTTCATCCAGGAAGTTCACTACCCAGAATGGCTCTCGAAAGTAGTCTTGGTGAAGAAGGTCAATGGAAAATGGCGGATGTGCGTCGGCCTCACCGACCTGAATAAGGCTTTTCCGAAGGACAACTTTCCATTACCGCGCATCAACCAAATTGTAGACTCAACGGCAGGACATCCCCTCCTCAGCTTCATGGACACTTATTCAGGATACAACCAGATCAGGATGAATCCCGACGACGAAGAGAAGACTGCGTTCGTCACGAATCAAGGGCTCTACTGCTACAAAGTGATGTCGGTCGGCCTCAAGAATGCCGGGGCAACCTACCAACGACTCGTCAACAGGATGTTCATGCAGCATATCGGCTGGAATATGGAAGTGTGCATGGACGATCTGCTGGTAAAAAGCAAGAAGCAGGGCAACATCTAGAAGATCTTCGAGAAGCCTTCTCCGTCCTTTGTAGATACTAGATGAAGCTCAACCATTTGAAGTGCGCATTCGGAGTGGAGTCGGGAAAGTTCCTTGGGTTCATGGTCTCTAAGAGAGGAATCAAGGCAGACCAAGAAAAGGTGGAAGCAATGATGGAGATGCCCTCCCACCT from Juglans regia cultivar Chandler chromosome 2, Walnut 2.0, whole genome shotgun sequence carries:
- the LOC118347701 gene encoding uncharacterized protein LOC118347701, which encodes MVTRNFLFQVHHGGIIDRRQNGEYVGGKTDMYHEPYDEDQLSWIEIQTIMAKYGYHPGDLVYYRHPSLRMHNGLKLLTSDHDVLSMVAALQDQQVAHLYLVSHSRTSVHQSSLHDHHVEEDVSEDEEEAKARRLGLNDPFWKEVLSSEDELYDIDVNTVGTSRSKPAQPRSKGVESQVTVDDKEPQSSSDAEDEEDEGRNQDRSGPRWPEEDDIGDCSDMTPSDVLQSPVHSGDEGHHDFKFPEFQAVDLEKSKISVGMKFGSTAQFRETIRRLNLNIGKSIKFAKNDGDRVTVVCNTPKCPYRVYGFWIRGQQTFQIKSINPRHDCSRSYKNPIVTSSWIADKMMPLFISQPNVPIKALADEIKRKWGVEVPKMKLYRARAKAQFTIFGSHREQYAKVWDYCETLKQRNQGSCLLVRVERIAPELPPIFQRMYVGLAACREGFKAGCRPLIGLDGCFLKGPFKGQLLCAVGRDANDNMYPIAMAIVEAELKDSWGWFIETLISDLGQQPEGGWTFISDRQKGLKPAMEELVPYNDSRICVRHLYANFRDAGHRGVALKEKLWQAATAYTKRDFERAMEELKALSQPAYDYLKVIDPSQWSRAWFNTFSKSDLVVNNLSECFNAYILQARDKPIVTMVETIRKKLMARYQLKREAISKWENTITPQIVAKLELMHDLSIYCTPTYAGCGQFEVNNAGRQYVVDLEKRTCSCLRWDITGIPCPHAYTCIVYSDQDPKGYVHHYYSVEMWRAAYEPLIYPMPSEDQWLTTTYEKPTAPEVRKQPGRPKKHRRRNEDDRQGANKLRKTGVHMTCSRCNQVGHNKRKCPRGNAGTPSSTSAAEFQAPSFPDEQVISQPPMSEPSQPTTQSMQTGNAPPSSLSQATWQTSPTVQTPLSETSQAGQSNQLQVNMGRVKMLAKRPPRRRSARLGGHHSQTSTRRPVFVDLDVDTSNPAQGRLCSWGNPGRGGMQFRVGQLPPKPQVPPAKANASVQKGKNVESSSRVERMNEDKKGKQKRPNWQY